GAGCGTGGTGCGGGCATGGCGGACGACGTCCTCCGCGTGACCGCCGAGCCGGTCGCGCAGCACCCGGGACAGCAGCGTGAAGTGCCCGTCCGCATACCTCCAGCGGGTGCCCGGCGCGACGTCGAGCGGCGTGGCCTCGGCGAAGGCGGCCGGGTCCGCCTCCAGGTACTTCATGCGGGTGGACGGGTCGAACGCGGTGGGCCGGTGGGTCAGCGCGAGGCCGCTGGTCTGGCGCAGCAGCATGTCGACGGTGATGGCGGCGCGCGGGTCGCCCGGTGCGCCCCACATCGGCAGGCCGGTCGGCCCGTCGGGGGCCACGCGGCCCGCGGCCACCGCCGTGCCCGTCAGTGCATGCGAGATCGACTTGGCGACCGACCAGCTCGGCATCGCGGTGTCGATGCCGTGGCCCGGCGCGTAGCGCTCGGCCACGATGCGGTCGCGGTGCACCACCAGGACGGCCTTCGTGCGGTGGTGGGGCGGGGCGGGCGTGTCGGTGAACGCGCGGTCGAGCAGGTCGCGCCACGGACCGGGCGCGGGCTCCACCGGCGCGGCGGCGTCCAGTGCGGGCCAGGGCGATTCGTACGCCACGGGCGGCAGCGCACCGAACGCCGGTGGTGCGCCGCCCTCGGGCAGCAGCACGCAGCCGTAGCCGTCGAGCCATGTCGACTGCCGCGCGAAGCCGCCCGCGAACCGGGCCGACACCCGCCGCGTGTCCCGGTCGACGTCGTACGACAGCAGCGGCTCCGTCCAGGCCATGCCCGGCAGGCCCAGCACGTTTTCCGAGAGCACCTGCGCCGGCGGCTGTGCCGACGTGAAGACGCCGGTGCACAGCTGCTGGCTCGTCAACCCCGCCGCGATGCGCATCGGCGCGGTGGGGCCGGCGGCACACGCGGTCAGCGACAAGGAGAGGAGGACGGTGCCGGTGCGTGGCGTCAGGCGGGTCGGGAGGACAGGCATCTCGGTTGCTCCGGGGCTGTGGAACGGCCAGCGTAGAGCCCCCTGTTTAAGGTCCTTTTAATCGGCCGGGCTCCCGTATGATGGCCCCACACCTCGCGGCAGTACGACACCCACGTCACACGGCGGCCCTCCGGGCGCCGGGAAGGAAACAGGATGCCTCAGTGGTGGGAGCGGCTTCTCGGCCGACCGACGATCGACCGCCTCGCGCACCTCGTCGCGGCGGCGCTCCAGGCGCGTGGTTCGCCCGCGCTGACCTTCGATGCCGCGCAGCGCGAACTGCGCACCGGCGAAACTCCGCCGCGCATCTATTACCTCGGCAACGTCTTCAGCGACTACGTCCGGGCCTCGCGGGCCCAGCGTCCCGCGGTGGTCGCCCGGTTCGTCGAGGCCATGGCCGCCGCCGAGGAGGCCATGCCGTCCAGCTACGCCGCGGCCCGGCCGCACCTGATGCCCGTGGTGCGCGGCGCCGGCGAGGACGACCTCGCGCGGCTGCAGGCGCGGCGGTCCGGCGCCACCGAGTCGGAGGTGGCCACGTTCCATCCCGCCGCCCGGCCCCTCTTCGGCGAACTCACGGTGGGCCTCGCGTACGACACGCCCCATGCCATCCAGCGCCTGAGCATCGACCAGCTCGCCGACTGGGGTGTCGCGTTCGACGACGCGCTGCGCGACGCCCTCGACAACCTGCGCGCGCGGCCCGAGACCCCGGGCTGGGTGCAACTCGCGCACGGCGTCTGGTCAGGCCAGTGGGGCGACGACTACGAGTCCTCGCGCATCCTGCTGCCCGACCTGATCCACCGCCTGGGCGTGCACGAACCCGTCGTGCTCACCCCCTTGCGGCGGATGCTGCTCGTGACCGGCGCACGCAACGACGCCGGGCTCGCCGAGATGGCGCGCGTGAGCCTCGAGGCGCTGCAGGAGCAGCCGCGCTGGCTGTCGGTCACGCCGATGCGTCTGGGCGATGCCGGCTGGGAGCCCTTCGAGCCGCCGGCGGAGATCGCGCCGGCGTTCGCCGAACTGGCCGCCATCGAACGGGCGGAACGGTACGCGACCCAGAAGGCCGCGCTCGACGACCTGCATGCGCGCGACGGCGTCGATGTGTTCG
This genomic stretch from Piscinibacter gummiphilus harbors:
- a CDS encoding serine hydrolase domain-containing protein; amino-acid sequence: MPVLPTRLTPRTGTVLLSLSLTACAAGPTAPMRIAAGLTSQQLCTGVFTSAQPPAQVLSENVLGLPGMAWTEPLLSYDVDRDTRRVSARFAGGFARQSTWLDGYGCVLLPEGGAPPAFGALPPVAYESPWPALDAAAPVEPAPGPWRDLLDRAFTDTPAPPHHRTKAVLVVHRDRIVAERYAPGHGIDTAMPSWSVAKSISHALTGTAVAAGRVAPDGPTGLPMWGAPGDPRAAITVDMLLRQTSGLALTHRPTAFDPSTRMKYLEADPAAFAEATPLDVAPGTRWRYADGHFTLLSRVLRDRLGGHAEDVVRHARTTLFGPLGMARTTIEFDVTGTPLGAHAFSASARDYARLGLLYLHDGVAGGRRVLPAGWVDRARTATPGTGYGAGFYVNVADGDVPGWGVPWGLPHAPRDTFFARGFMGQYIVIVPSLDLVVVRLGPSQVEGDDVRFMDAVMRDAVAALGK